The sequence CTCATCGTCTTCTACGACCAGAACCAGATCTCGATCGAGGACGACACCGACATCGCGCTGTCCGAGGATGTGGCCAAGCGCTACGAGGCCTACGGCTGGCATGTCCAGACCGTCGACGGCGGCGAGGACGTGGTGGCCATCGAGGCGGCAATCGAGGCCGCCAAGTCGGTGACCGACAAGCCGTCGATCATCTGCCTGCGCACGATCATCGGCTATCCGGCACCCTCCAAGATGAACACCGGCGCCGCCCACGGGTCGGCGCTCGGCGACGACGAGGTGGCGGAGACCAAGAAGATCCTCGGATTCGACCCGGCGAAGTCGTTCGAGGTCTCCGACGAGGTGATCGGCCACACCCGCGCGCTGCTCGAGCGTGGCGAGGCCGCGAAGGCCGAGTGGTCGAAGGGCTTCGACGCGTGGGCGACGGCGAACCCGGACGCGAAGGCACTGTTCGACCGTCTGCAGGCTCACGAACTCCCCGAGGGCTGGACCGATGTGCTCCCGTCCTGGGCGCCCGGCGACAAGGATGTCGCCACGCGTGCCGCGTCGGGCAAGGTGCTCTCTGCCCTGGGGCCCGTCCTCCCCGAACTGTGGGGCGGCTCGGCCGATCTCGCCGGCAGCAACAACACCACGATGGACGACGCGGCATCGTTCGGCCCCACGTCGATCAGCACCAAGAAGTGGTCTGCGAACCCGTATGGGCGCACCCTGCACTTCGGCATCCGCGAACACGCGATGGGCTCGATCCTGTCGGGGATCGCATTGCACGGCCCGACCCGCGCCTACGGTGGCACCTTCCTCCAGTTCGCCGACTACATGCGGCCCGCTGTGCGATTGGCGTCGCTGATGGAGATCGATCCGATCTACGTGTGGACGCACGACTCGATCGGACTCGGCGAGGACGGTCCCACCCACCAGCCGATCGAACACCTCGCGGCGCTGCGGGCGATCCCCCACCTCGACGTGGTCCGTCCGGCCGACGCCAACGAGACCGCATATGCCTGGCAGACCCTGCTCGGCCGCCGCAACAACCCGGTCGGTCTCGCCCTGACCCGGCAGAACGTCCCCATCCTGGAGGGCACCAGCGCTGCGGGCGTCGCCCAGGGCGGCTATGTGCTGAGCGATTCCGACGGTGATCCCGAGGTGGTCATCATCGGCACCGGATCCGAGGTCCAGTTCGCAGTCGAGGCGCAGAAAGCGTTGAAGGACAAGGGTGTCGCAGCGCGCGTCGTGTCGATGCCGTGTGTCGAGTGGTTCGACGAACAGCCGCAGGGCTACCGGGATGCGGTGCTGCCGCCCACGGTCCCGCGCGTCTCCGTGGAGGCCGGCATCGCGATGCCGTGGTACCGGATCGTCGGCGCCGGCGGTGAGATCGTCTCCCTCGACCACTTCGGTGCGTCCGCCGATTACAAGGTGCTCTACGAGCAGTTCGGCATCACCACCGAGGCGGTCGTCGCCGCAGCGCAGCGAGCCGTCACCGCATAACCCAGGGCACAACACCATTGGCCGCGACCCGGCCGTGAGTCAGAGGAGAGAATCGTGACCCAGAACGAAAAGCTCGCCGAATTGTCCGCCGCCGGTGTGTCGGTGTGGCTGGACGACCTGTCCCGTGACCTGATCAGCTCCGGAGGGCTCGCTGATCTGACCGCCACCAAATCGGTGGTCGGTGTCACCACCAACCCGTCCATCTTCCAGGGCGCCCTCTCCGCGGGCACCAGCTATGACGCACAGGT is a genomic window of Gordonia sp. SID5947 containing:
- the tkt gene encoding transketolase; the protein is MAITDDIRALTQAAHPDDWTELDTRAVDTARLLAADAVQKCGSGHPGTAMSLAPLAYTLFQRVMRHDPADTGWVGRDRFVLSCGHSSLTLYIQLYLGGFGLELSDIEALRTWGSLTPGHPEFRHTKGVEITTGPLGQGLASAVGMSMASRYERGLFDPDAAPGASPFDHYIYAIASDGDIEEGVTSEASSLAGTQQLGNLIVFYDQNQISIEDDTDIALSEDVAKRYEAYGWHVQTVDGGEDVVAIEAAIEAAKSVTDKPSIICLRTIIGYPAPSKMNTGAAHGSALGDDEVAETKKILGFDPAKSFEVSDEVIGHTRALLERGEAAKAEWSKGFDAWATANPDAKALFDRLQAHELPEGWTDVLPSWAPGDKDVATRAASGKVLSALGPVLPELWGGSADLAGSNNTTMDDAASFGPTSISTKKWSANPYGRTLHFGIREHAMGSILSGIALHGPTRAYGGTFLQFADYMRPAVRLASLMEIDPIYVWTHDSIGLGEDGPTHQPIEHLAALRAIPHLDVVRPADANETAYAWQTLLGRRNNPVGLALTRQNVPILEGTSAAGVAQGGYVLSDSDGDPEVVIIGTGSEVQFAVEAQKALKDKGVAARVVSMPCVEWFDEQPQGYRDAVLPPTVPRVSVEAGIAMPWYRIVGAGGEIVSLDHFGASADYKVLYEQFGITTEAVVAAAQRAVTA